The DNA window gcaatgagtttcttttcactcaaataatgattgaaataaaaaaagagtgaaaaataatgaaaaaatcaaaacaatcaaaaaaatgaaaatttactaagggtcatttttgcaccaaattttgcctataactcggtcggtatccaacagatcgccaatctttaacctgtggtcgatagatggcatcaatggctacattttcttcttggacggccatgccctcagatgtctgtgccagaagttattcgaggaaccaagttccttaccctgtttgagaaaatgtaaaatttttctcatttttgcaccaacttttgcctataactcggtcggtatccaacggatcgccaatctttaacttgtggtcgatagatggcatcaatggctacattttcttcttggacggccataccgtcagatgtctgtgccagaagttattcagggaaccaagttccttaccctgtttctgaacaatttagcaatattgaaaaatgtgatatattttaatgggaatttgttgcaatatgtttcttttcactcaaataatgctttaaactaaaaaaagaataaaaaatcgaaaaaaaaatttcaaaaaaatttcaactcgaaaatttcataaggcttaccccttacgttttttttgagaaattttgcaaaaaaaataaaattgttttattttaatcccaattggttgcaatgagtttcttttcactcaaagaatgattgaaataaaaaaaagagtgaaaaataatgaaaaaatcaaaaaattcaaaaaaatgaaaatttactaagggtcatttttgcaccaacttttgcctataactcggtcggtatccaacggatcgccaatctttaacttgtggtcgatagatggcatcaatggctacattttcttcttggacggccataccgtcagatgtctgtgccagaagttattcagggaaccaagttccttaccctgtttctgaacaatttagcaatattgaaaaatgtgatatattttaatgggaatttgttgcaatatgtttcttttcactcaaataatgctttaaactaaaaaaagaataaaaaatcgaaaaaaaaatttcaaaaaaatttcaactcgaaaatttcataaggcttaccccttacgttttttttgagaaattttgcaaaaaaaataaaattgttttattttaatcccaatgggttgcaatgagtttcttttcactcaaataatgattgaaataaaaaaaagagtgaaaaataatgaaaaaatcaaaaaattcaaaaaaaatgaaaatttactaagggtcatttttgcaccaaattttgcctatcgGTATcctactcggtcggtatccaacggatcgccaatctttaacctgtggtcgatagatggcatcaatggctacattttcttcttggacggccatgccctcagatgtctgtcccagaagttattcgaggaaccaagttctttaccctgtttgagaaaatgtaaattttttctcatttttgcacctatgtagcaaaatttatagatgtgatatattttaatgcgaatttgttgcaataagtttcttttcactcaaataactcacttaaattgaaaaaaagaataaaaaataaaaaaaaattaaaaaaaatctataaatttgcctaTCCAAGCAGAGGCCGATCCCGTTTCGTGTCCTGCAGACCaacccgcttgttcgcttattcaggtttgatagttaggtagagcgagcagtatattcatttggctagtttgggtattgtttcAACTCACCCGCACATTttggtttcaactcacgtatttactctttttgcaactcgactcaccacggctacatgcttacactcatgagtgagtaagtgaaaaaagagtcgctaaaactcctcgtgatgagtgaacgaaactcgttcactaaaacgtttcaactcattatcTCACTcatactcactttgcacatctctagacCACAGACACCAATACAGTAAggcacgttttgttttgttttaattttttacaatttatttcgCTAAAGTTCATGTAAATATCACTTATCATTCTGAATATATTGTGGAatcattttgtgtgtttttctaaGTCATTTTTGCTTCAGAGCGACCTGCGATAGAAATACCTCTATAGGACCTGTTTccgtttaaaaagaaaatgcaataTCCTGATCTTAAACATATCGCACAGAAACGAGCGATAAAAGTTACACTATTAGAGCTATGATATTATTTCGTCTTTTTGTCATAAACACAtccgggtttgttttttgtttttttttgtaaaatctgTATCAGAGTTCGTGCGCGAATCGTGCCTATAAATGTAGAGCGAGATTGAAATGATGGCCGCATTACTAGCCCACATCTGCCACTGTTCATGGATTATAAATTGTGCTCTCTCCTTGCAGTACGCTTACTTTATTCGTTAAACAATCAGATAAATAGTAACAAACAATTCAGAAACATATAACCACATCAGCGGATATTTGagattggtttcgtttttttttcttcttttgctaacACATGTAGctaaacgcaaacaaaaaaaaaggaaagtgatTTACGCTTCGGGGAACAGATATTCTAGGCATATCTTCCCTTTAACGGTACCTATCTAGCCTATCTAGCCTACCTAGATTATTTAAGTACCGTGTGTACAATAAGAATGATGTGAGTTTTATTTATGGTTTGGACCATTTTTATCCAGTTCCTTTAGTTTATTGCGATAAAAgaagtaaacgaaaaaaaggattgttCGTTAAGAAGGAATTCAATATAATAAAAACGACGCtagtgtgcgtttttttttcactgtttgTAACTGAATTgtaagaaataataaacagAGTAGCCAAGAGAGAATTAAAACTCACCTtgtattataaaatataataaatcatATTGTTGCAAACAACCAACACTGCTGTTTACGGTTTAGAAATAGTCACTAACAAAAGAACGATGCTGAATATGCTTAATCgaggaaattaaaattcttgCAAACTGGCGGTTGCGCTTTGGCTTCGTTGattatcttatttaaagccATCCGGAAGGATGGTAGATCCTGCAAAATAtggtaaaaaagaaatagcaaTTATTAATTGATGCTAAAACGTTAGGATACAGATTCACCGTAACATACCGTGGCCGATTGGAGCATGTGCAGTGTGTTTAGGTCGTGGGTCATACCCAGATCACATATGATTACCTTCAGTCTGATCGAATCGCCATCTGCCATGCCGTAAAGCACCTTGACTATTTGATCTAGATGGATGTGGCCAACGCTGGAGACGGCTAGCTTTAGCAGTGACTTCATGAAATGGTTCAGTAGCTGCACCGCGAACAGCTGCAGACGGTACAAGTCCCGTCGCCCGTGCAGCATATCGAGGGACGTTAGCACCGTACCGACCACCAGCGGATAGCCGGTGTTGCTCAACAGCGCATAACCGTACGCGTTCATGATGGCTAAAAATGCTTCCGGTTGGACGATGGTGCGTGCCTCCGGTTGAAACCGTGCCGCCGGATTCGTGTCGACGAAATACTGCCACCGATGGTGGAGCAAATCGTGCAGCAGCTCGTACAGCCTGTTCAGTACGTCCTCGTACCGAAGCGATTCTTCCTTATCCGAGTAGCGTTCATCGCATGCGACGACCGGCAACAGTTCATCGATCACGATGTGTATGATATCCGGCACGAGTGAACGATTGTGCTGATCCGGCACCAGCTGCCGGAACGTGTTTAACAGCGTCAGGGCCGAACGCAACCGATGCGTCCCGATGCTTTCCTCCGCAGCGAACAGCTCCTTCAGCAGCTGTACGATCTCCTTCAGCAGGCGCACCTCCAGCTTGGACTGCAAGCTCACCGAGTAGCTGCAAAATTCCAGCAGCACCTTAAACAGCCGACAGCTCGCCGTATCATTCGTCGCCCAGGTGCGAACGGCAAGCGAACTGCGGAAGATGACTAACACCTGCTCGATCACGCGATACATCGCAATGGAGAGCCGCGACCGCATGATACTGCTTTGCGATTGGTAGTACGCCATCGTATAGGTGAGATGCTCCAGCTCGTCTGTCATCGTTGCTATTAGCTGTTTCTGTTGCTCGAGCTGCAGCAGCTCCCACTGGGCAGGTACAAAATCATTAATCGTACTTGCGATAAACCCGATGTACTGTTCAAGCAATACCACTGGCATTATTTCCGACGCATTTACGTCGCTTAAATCATTCATCATCAGTATGCAGGTGCAGACGGTCCGGTGCACCATGCTGCGCGTTTCCCTTTCCAGGTGCAGCAATTTCGAGCTGACCACACTGCCCTTCAACGCATCAAATACCATCGAGCAGGTTTTTGGCCCCAACAGTTTCTCGGACAAGTACAGGTTGATCAGTTTGATAGATGCAACGATGACCCGCGTCCAGGCAGCGCGATCGGCACTATTTTCGTGCATTATAAATATCGGTAGTTTTAGCATCAAAATGAACTTTTGCTCATTCGTGACGATATCACATATTTTGCGCAAACCctgctgtttgtttgattgtgttgTTGAACCGATCTGCATGCATAGTTTAATCTGCAAAATTAACCGAGCAAGCctggaaaaaaagtaaacaaacgaaaaaatataaaaaaaccgaACGGTTTAAGCAAAGTTTAAGCAAACTTACGCAGGAAACATGTATGCATTAAATGAAACCATTCGTGTACATATATCCACCACGGGACCGAGAACATCGCTGATCTCAAACAGAAGCTGAACATGGCCTATGAACGTTTGGTGTATGGCAAAGTCAATCGACGGATACTTCCCGTACAGCACCATCGCCAGCTCGACCACCAGATTGCAAGCGGTTATGTAGTCTACCATGCAGATACGTGTCATACGCTCATCTTCATACCGTTGCAGCAGTTGCATATTGCCCTGCACCGCCTGTACCATTCCACGGAAAAAAGCGTTCCCCTCTACATACGGGCTGGAAGAATTGTTTTCCAGCAGCGAAATCATTGCTTCCTCTAACATTGGTGGATCCAGGAACCGTAACAGCTGACATATCAAATCAATGTTTTGATTCTGGAAACGATTCACTTCGGTTTCGGACTgcaaagagagggagagaaaaaaagaaaaataaggaaatttGCAACACGAGTTTCGAGATTAATCTACATACATTTTCATCGAGCTCTTCATCGTCGAGCAGTTCCAGATCCGGATAGGTGcggaaaaataatgtttgcgTTAGGAAGCCCATTAGTTTTTGTGCAAACTCCGGTGAAAGTTCCGTTCCGACGAGACATTGTTCGTTCTCAACATCTTCCGCGTACCGCGAACCGCACACGTACATCCATATGTTAATCCGATCCATCAGTGCGTACGGCGTTTTTGTACACAGGGTAAATTCGAGCAGGAGATGCAACAGATGCGATCTGTCGTCCCGCTCGTATGGCCAACCGCGCTTAATGTATTGCCGGACGAGATCACACACCTTCTCCTGGTACAGGTCGTCCGACAGTTTGATTGCTTCCTGTGCTAGAATGTGTAAGACACCGCGCGCCAGCTGATAACCCGCTTCCTGCGTCAGGGATTCGTTGCGATAAAGCAGCTCGGTTAAGGCACCGATCGCTCCAATCGCACCGTCACGCAGCATATTCCACGAGCAAGCGACAAACGAGATGTTACCGACCAGCATTGCCTCTACCTGGTCTAATTTCATCCAGCTAAAGTACTGTTGGATTATGTTCAACAGTTGCGAACAATGTTGATTTTTGCGCTCGTCACTCAGCGAGTCGAAAATCGTTAGCTCACCGTCACCGCGCACCAGCATCACGAACATGCCGCAATATTTGTTTAGCGCCTGCATAATATGCGGTGTGTGCCGGTTTACTGTATGGGTGAAGTTGGCAGCTTGTGTGTTTTCCGTGGACGTGACCGTATCACCGATGGCTGCAACCAGTGCCATTCCGAGAAAAAACTTACTTTCCATGAGTTCCAGCGCGTGTGTAACAAACTCGCCGTAATTATTTTCGTTGCTGATGCACTGTTGCCGCGCTATCGTTGCCATTATCTTTGCCATCTTGTCGCGCTGCAGCGCCGGTACATCCGATGGGTAATTGATGAACAGATTGAACAGTTCGAGACGCAGCTCTGTCTGTTCCGACGCGTTCAGATGCTTCCACAGAAAGTTAACCGTTCGCTCGATGGTAGTGGCAGcaaaaaaccataaatatGAATTTTCAATTGTATTCATATACAGCAAACATGTGCGCCAATTGAACGACGTAGTTTGCAGCTCCTGCAGTTTCAATTCGATGgcctttttctcttcattaTTCGTTTGCGGACTGTAGAAACGTGACAGCAGCTCTTGCACAGCGAACGATAATGACTGAGGCTGCAGAAGAGAACAAGAGCAAACAAATTAGCTGAAAACTACACAAAAACGGTATCATCTTAACGTGGTAAGTACTTACAAGCGCATTTGCCATGTTGATGTGATGTGAtgattgcttttctttcgatCAGTCTTGTCGTTACGAAGATGTTCCTTCTTTCTTCTAACTACTCGTTtacttctttatttttcttttccctgctTACGGAAATGGAATGTTCGTCGAGGTAGTCGTAGGTTAGCTAAGGAATTAAGTACAGATTACAAACAAATTACGACTATATATGATATCACTTAGTTTTAGCGAATAACTTGGGCGAATACACGCCAtcttgtaaagaaaaaaaacacacacacctagaCCATCCGGTGTTACGATGCCAAACTGTTCGGTTTCTACTAACTATTTGTGCGACAAGCAGACAGTTGGCTCATTAAATACTACGCGGAATGCAACATTGAACAAAATGCTATTAAATCGACACTAGACAGTAACAGACGAAGACAGTAATTTCGAGTCAaattctaaattttcttcacaaaGACGAACTACGACATCACCATGTTCTTCTCCTTTAGATAAAATGACCAAAGTGACAATGATTGTACACCACAATGGTAACCGATCCGGTACGGAAATGTTACATGTTTGACACACTGTAACAAGGTAGATATAGATAGGGTAGATCTACGAACAGATACACGTATGtcaacaaataattaattttcgatTCCGGTAATATgataattggttttttttattctgcacttaaaatttcactttttattgtTGTCCAAATAAACATGCAACTATGCAAATGATAGTTTATTATAATATTGGTTTTATTAACGTAATCAAGTAGAAGCAATTTTCgttcaaataattaaaagaaaatcaccAATCTTTGCTTCGGGGGTATGGCCCAGATGATAATTTGAtgccggtcctgtcgtgtgataGACCGACACCGATACCACCCACACCGTGTCCctaaattacaatttatttcgattacaaatttattgattatttctCAACTTCGTGTACCAATTCCTTGTGTGAACTGCGCTTGTAGCGCACTGTTTTGACGCGACGCTTTTTACGCTCTACTTCAGCGCGTGTTCTCTTCAGGATGCTGACCTTCCGTACTTTGGGCAGACCGGTGGCTAGCAAATTGTTCAGTGGTTTTATCGTTCGCAAGTTACCCGACAATTGCTGCGGTGGGACAAAATCAATCGGCAAGTCAATTTTTTCCCGTAACGCCTGTctcttgtttgcttttctcttTGCTTTATATATAGCTTTTCGTTCGTTCAGTTCTATATCCTTGTTAATGTCGTCCACATGATCGATCTCCTCGAGTTTACTCAATTCGCGCTGGATTAGCTTCTCTTCCTGCTGTTGCAGTTCACGCAACCGTTTCTTGGCTCTTGTTATGGGCTTCTTGGCCTTTGCTACAACTGCTACTGGTACGGTTTCATCAGTAGGATTTTCAGTGTCTGATTCGCACTTTGCCACGGTCAAGCCTTCGGACATTTCTTTTACCGTCGCCAGATGCTTTTCTTCGGGGGTCATCTTTACAATCATCTTCGTTAAAACACGTTCGATATGTTTCTCCTTCTTGATGATGGCTTGCTCCTGCTTAACTACCTTGTCCTTCAGCTGAAGATAATCGTCAATCGCCGGATTGTAACTGATGCCTTCGTTGGGAAGTTTTTTCTTCAGCGGGAAATTACGCTGGAGTTTGTCCATCCGGGCCGGCAAATTCGTCACCAACGGTTTGCCCGTGTGCCGAAGTGTATGGTGTAACAATTCCTTCCCGATCCATTCGCTTTTCAGCTCCCCCGGCACATAGTCCTTCGCCCAGATATCCTCCGATGTGGCTTTCGCTATGCCACTCGGGCGGCCCTTCCTTTTTATCCGCACCGGTGTTTGCAGTACCGGCGTTCTAGGATCTCtgtttttcttaatattgCGCTTCACAATCGGATCAGTGACGCTCGACGTATTCACAAGCGGTAAAAGCGATCTAGGAAGTTCTGCGAATTTAAGTTTCCTTGCTTCACGTAGCGTCGTTTTCGGTTTGCCCGGTTTTGGTTCCTCAGTGAACAATTCCTCGCTAGGCTTATCCGCGAGTTGACCACCGACACGTTCATCTTGCCGCTGTTCTTCCAGAAATTGATCAACATCCGAAATGTCTATATGCTTACGCCAGGACGATTTCAGTTTACGAGAAACGCGCTTTTTGTTCATTGCAACTGGTTTATCGAataagttggtgcaaaatcaATTTGTGTGCTGCTGAACAAGCACGTGTATTTataacaagaaataaaaacataaaacatgacAGAAGACATTTGTTCGATGTTCACATCAAGTGGAAAAAAGGTTCGTAAACCCTGTTATGACACTTCGAAGAATTGCATCGGTTTGAAGATTACTTGAAGGAATTGAATCAGTTGATTGGAATTAGCAGATAAATGAAGTATTTTACCTATGTTATCTGTTGCATTTGAGAGTAATTGAACAACTGtatcaaatttattgaaatatttgtttacgaATGC is part of the Anopheles funestus chromosome X, idAnoFuneDA-416_04, whole genome shotgun sequence genome and encodes:
- the LOC125773985 gene encoding uncharacterized protein LOC125773985 — its product is MANALPQSLSFAVQELLSRFYSPQTNNEEKKAIELKLQELQTTSFNWRTCLLYMNTIENSYLWFFAATTIERTVNFLWKHLNASEQTELRLELFNLFINYPSDVPALQRDKMAKIMATIARQQCISNENNYGEFVTHALELMESKFFLGMALVAAIGDTVTSTENTQAANFTHTVNRHTPHIMQALNKYCGMFVMLVRGDGELTIFDSLSDERKNQHCSQLLNIIQQYFSWMKLDQVEAMLVGNISFVACSWNMLRDGAIGAIGALTELLYRNESLTQEAGYQLARGVLHILAQEAIKLSDDLYQEKVCDLVRQYIKRGWPYERDDRSHLLHLLLEFTLCTKTPYALMDRINIWMYVCGSRYAEDVENEQCLVGTELSPEFAQKLMGFLTQTLFFRTYPDLELLDDEELDENSETEVNRFQNQNIDLICQLLRFLDPPMLEEAMISLLENNSSSPYVEGNAFFRGMVQAVQGNMQLLQRYEDERMTRICMVDYITACNLVVELAMVLYGKYPSIDFAIHQTFIGHVQLLFEISDVLGPVVDICTRMVSFNAYMFPALARLILQIKLCMQIGSTTQSNKQQGLRKICDIVTNEQKFILMLKLPIFIMHENSADRAAWTRVIVASIKLINLYLSEKLLGPKTCSMVFDALKGSVVSSKLLHLERETRSMVHRTVCTCILMMNDLSDVNASEIMPVVLLEQYIGFIASTINDFVPAQWELLQLEQQKQLIATMTDELEHLTYTMAYYQSQSSIMRSRLSIAMYRVIEQVLVIFRSSLAVRTWATNDTASCRLFKVLLEFCSYSVSLQSKLEVRLLKEIVQLLKELFAAEESIGTHRLRSALTLLNTFRQLVPDQHNRSLVPDIIHIVIDELLPVVACDERYSDKEESLRYEDVLNRLYELLHDLLHHRWQYFVDTNPAARFQPEARTIVQPEAFLAIMNAYGYALLSNTGYPLVVGTVLTSLDMLHGRRDLYRLQLFAVQLLNHFMKSLLKLAVSSVGHIHLDQIVKVLYGMADGDSIRLKVIICDLGMTHDLNTLHMLQSATDLPSFRMALNKIINEAKAQPPVCKNFNFLD
- the LOC125774225 gene encoding ribosome biogenesis protein NOP53, with the protein product MNKKRVSRKLKSSWRKHIDISDVDQFLEEQRQDERVGGQLADKPSEELFTEEPKPGKPKTTLREARKLKFAELPRSLLPLVNTSSVTDPIVKRNIKKNRDPRTPVLQTPVRIKRKGRPSGIAKATSEDIWAKDYVPGELKSEWIGKELLHHTLRHTGKPLVTNLPARMDKLQRNFPLKKKLPNEGISYNPAIDDYLQLKDKVVKQEQAIIKKEKHIERVLTKMIVKMTPEEKHLATVKEMSEGLTVAKCESDTENPTDETVPVAVVAKAKKPITRAKKRLRELQQQEEKLIQRELSKLEEIDHVDDINKDIELNERKAIYKAKRKANKRQALREKIDLPIDFVPPQQLSGNLRTIKPLNNLLATGLPKVRKVSILKRTRAEVERKKRRVKTVRYKRSSHKELVHEVEK